Proteins encoded by one window of bacterium:
- a CDS encoding PHP domain-containing protein: MEHSDFVHLHVHTGYSLLDGMCRIKDLVKKAKEFKMPALAITDHGNMFGAIEFYNTAISAGIKPIIGSEMYMAPGSRKDKKVERGRTNYYHLTLLCKNEQGYRNLMKLSSLGYLEGFYYRPRIDKEILK; this comes from the coding sequence ATGGAACATTCGGACTTTGTACACTTGCACGTTCATACGGGTTATTCGCTTTTAGACGGTATGTGCAGGATTAAAGATTTGGTAAAAAAAGCAAAGGAATTTAAGATGCCTGCGCTCGCCATAACCGATCATGGGAATATGTTCGGCGCTATTGAATTTTATAATACGGCTATTTCGGCAGGGATTAAACCGATTATAGGAAGCGAGATGTATATGGCTCCCGGAAGCAGGAAAGATAAAAAAGTAGAACGCGGAAGAACGAATTATTATCATCTGACCCTGCTATGCAAGAATGAACAGGGTTATAGAAACTTGATGAAACTCAGCTCTCTCGGATATTTGGAAGGATTTTATTATAGACCCAGAATTGATAAGGAAATTTTAAAATAA
- a CDS encoding type II toxin-antitoxin system PemK/MazF family toxin produces the protein MNYNRGDVVIVPFPFVTERGTRQKARPALVISDHSIKRRYKDLILVGITSRVETLHPTEFLIERDSKDFKQSGLAKSSMVRCEYIMTLPPEIISRKLGALSKETMTRIDRKLKQSLGIK, from the coding sequence ATGAATTATAATCGTGGCGATGTAGTTATTGTGCCATTTCCTTTTGTTACTGAGAGAGGGACCAGGCAAAAGGCAAGACCTGCTTTAGTTATTTCTGACCATTCTATAAAAAGAAGATATAAAGATTTAATTTTGGTTGGAATAACATCTCGGGTCGAAACCCTACATCCAACAGAATTCTTAATAGAAAGAGATAGTAAAGATTTTAAGCAATCAGGACTTGCCAAATCCTCAATGGTTAGGTGTGAATATATTATGACACTCCCTCCTGAAATTATTTCACGAAAGTTGGGCGCGCTATCAAAAGAAACAATGACCAGGATTGACCGGAAATTAAAACAGAGTTTGGGGATAAAGTGA
- a CDS encoding MBL fold metallo-hydrolase produces the protein MILEKLLVGAIETNCYIIGCERTLEGLIIDPGADGEKILKIVKAKNLNIKYIINTHAHIDHIGANKYLKETLNAEICIHEEDIKFLKDPALNLSAFMPPDLQDDYLPFPQPDIVLNEDSRLKIGDLEALILHTPGHTPGGISIVMHPAPARKGGVNGCVFTGDALFSGSIGRSDFPLADEITLINGIKNKLFKLPEKFRVYPGHGASSTIGKEKRENPYLQ, from the coding sequence GTGATATTGGAAAAACTATTAGTCGGAGCGATAGAAACAAATTGTTACATAATCGGATGTGAGCGGACATTGGAAGGGCTGATTATAGACCCCGGCGCGGACGGGGAAAAAATCCTTAAAATTGTTAAAGCAAAGAATCTAAATATCAAATATATTATCAACACTCACGCTCATATAGACCATATCGGAGCAAATAAATATCTAAAAGAGACGCTGAACGCCGAAATTTGCATACACGAGGAAGATATAAAATTTTTAAAAGACCCTGCCTTAAATCTTTCCGCTTTTATGCCGCCTGATTTACAAGACGATTATTTACCTTTTCCTCAGCCCGATATAGTCCTAAACGAAGATTCGCGGTTGAAAATCGGAGATTTGGAAGCGCTTATTCTTCATACGCCGGGTCATACGCCCGGAGGTATATCTATTGTTATGCACCCCGCCCCTGCACGCAAAGGCGGGGTAAATGGATGTGTTTTTACAGGGGATGCGCTTTTTTCGGGAAGTATAGGAAGATCGGATTTTCCTTTGGCTGATGAAATAACACTCATAAACGGCATAAAAAACAAATTATTTAAGTTGCCTGAAAAATTTCGCGTTTACCCTGGACACGGAGCCTCTTCAACAATCGGCAAAGAAAAAAGAGAGAATCCGTATTTACAATAA
- the xerD gene encoding site-specific tyrosine recombinase XerD, which translates to MNKRIDEFLQFLIIEKGLSKNTIQAYTTDLRDFCVFLSKENTSFEDVRYPKLVSYMEHLRKKSISSSSIARKVSTIRSLYKFLLGQKYIKEDPTIILESFKRERHLPIVLSVSQVNSILENIDITKQINLRDKALLELLYATGTRASEVVDLKIENVDTEAGYIRVMGKGSKERIIPMGKHARDWLKKYLENIRPNLIKGANSNYVFLNKKRQKLSRQSIWKIIKKYGRKNGISDISPHTFRHSFATHLLEGGADLRSVQEMLGHVDISTTQIYTQLNRKRLKEIHKKYHPRG; encoded by the coding sequence ATGAACAAAAGAATCGATGAATTTCTGCAGTTTCTCATTATTGAAAAAGGACTTTCTAAAAATACTATTCAAGCGTATACAACAGACTTGAGAGATTTCTGCGTTTTCCTTTCCAAAGAAAACACTTCTTTTGAAGATGTCCGCTATCCAAAGCTCGTATCGTATATGGAACATTTGAGAAAAAAGAGCATTTCTTCCTCTTCTATTGCCCGCAAGGTTTCTACTATACGAAGTTTATATAAATTTTTATTGGGACAAAAATATATAAAAGAAGACCCGACGATAATTCTGGAATCTTTTAAAAGAGAACGGCATCTTCCGATTGTTTTGTCTGTCAGCCAGGTAAATTCTATACTGGAAAACATAGACATAACTAAACAGATAAACCTAAGAGATAAAGCATTATTAGAATTACTTTATGCAACAGGAACAAGGGCTTCTGAAGTCGTAGATTTAAAGATTGAGAATGTAGACACAGAAGCAGGTTATATAAGGGTTATGGGTAAAGGCTCTAAAGAAAGAATTATCCCGATGGGAAAACATGCGAGGGACTGGTTAAAAAAATATTTAGAAAACATAAGACCTAATTTAATAAAAGGCGCTAATTCCAATTATGTATTTCTAAATAAAAAAAGGCAAAAACTTTCAAGACAAAGTATATGGAAGATAATTAAAAAATACGGCAGAAAAAACGGTATTTCAGATATTTCCCCGCATACTTTCAGGCATTCTTTTGCCACGCACTTATTGGAAGGAGGAGCAGATTTACGTTCCGTTCAGGAAATGTTGGGGCATGTGGATATATCTACGACACAGATTTATACGCAACTTAACAGAAAAAGATTGAAGGAAATTCACAAGAAATATCATCCCAGAGGTTAG
- the ileS gene encoding isoleucine--tRNA ligase yields MNDKTNNIKEESYSHTLNLPQTKFEMKANLPKKEPVTLKFWEDNDIYEKMLSKGREKYILHDGPPYANGDIHLGHVINKVLKDIVIKYKSLEGYSTPFTPGWDCHGLPIELQLFKKLKVNKKEEIDILEFRKKAREYAQSYVEIQKNQLKRLGIMANWDNPYVTMDYHYQSKIIDVFKELSEKGYIYQDKKPIYWCVSCETALAEAEVEYAPHTSNSVWVKFPLSSQKDKFIIIWTTTPWTLPANLAVALHPDYDYAWVEVQKTEDTLQTDGGQGGQRTEDRGQNTETWIIAKDLVKTVMEQSDINDYKIVKTKKGKELEGLEYNHPLFDKKGKIVNANYVSLEEGTGCVHTAPGHGQEDYLTGLKYKLPIFSPVNEKGLFTDEVPQFKGKHIFKANNEIIETLSTKELLINSEPLEHSYPHCWRCKRPVIFRACKQWFVGVDRKNLRQTAIKSLKEVRWAPEVSINRIEGMLKTRPDWCLSRQRLWGVGIPVVYCEKCGKEILDSRLMENVSDIIKKEGADAWFGYKVEKFLPKDFSCPKCKSVQGFKKDKDILDVWFDSGISHVAVLKDSKPIKNEISNRANNLDWPADLYLEGSDQHRGWFQTSLLTSVALYNKPPYKAVLTHGFVVDSEGKKMSKSVGNVTNPQVIVNNQGADILRLWAISSDWGSDIRIGEETLKRCIEAYRKLRNTTRFMLGNLYDFQYSQNAVDQSEWLEIDRWAYNRCLMLLKEVKEAYKSFRFIKAYQAIYQFSNVDMSSTYLDIIKDRLYILPADSLGRRCAQTVMHFILRTLTQLISPFMSFTAEEIWQNCNFEEKSVFLTNLPNEQKIDEKLEQKWEKILKLREDVQKALEEARQKEIIGSSLEAEVILYIKDSHMKALDVSKEDLATIFIVSNVELDPIKPVRDNKSLNGSNGVKIEIKKAKGEKCLRCWKYSQEINKQKEFPKLCSRCATIVKAKHDYTD; encoded by the coding sequence ATGAATGATAAAACTAATAATATTAAGGAAGAAAGTTATTCTCATACCTTAAATTTGCCCCAAACCAAATTTGAGATGAAGGCAAATTTGCCTAAAAAAGAACCTGTTACGCTCAAATTTTGGGAAGATAACGACATCTATGAAAAGATGCTTTCCAAGGGCAGGGAAAAATATATTCTGCACGACGGACCTCCTTACGCAAACGGAGATATTCATCTTGGGCATGTTATAAATAAAGTTCTCAAAGATATTGTTATCAAATATAAGTCTTTAGAAGGCTATTCTACGCCATTTACTCCCGGCTGGGATTGTCACGGACTGCCCATTGAACTGCAACTATTCAAGAAACTCAAAGTTAATAAAAAAGAAGAGATTGATATCTTAGAATTCAGAAAAAAAGCAAGAGAATATGCTCAAAGCTATGTGGAAATACAAAAAAACCAGTTAAAGCGTTTGGGTATTATGGCTAATTGGGATAATCCTTATGTCACAATGGATTACCATTATCAAAGCAAAATTATAGATGTATTCAAAGAACTCTCAGAGAAAGGCTATATTTATCAGGATAAAAAACCTATTTACTGGTGCGTTTCCTGCGAGACAGCTTTAGCCGAAGCGGAAGTTGAATATGCACCGCATACTTCAAATTCCGTCTGGGTAAAATTTCCGCTATCTTCCCAAAAAGATAAATTCATTATTATATGGACAACCACACCTTGGACTTTACCTGCTAACCTTGCTGTTGCACTGCATCCCGACTACGATTATGCATGGGTAGAGGTTCAGAAGACAGAAGACACCCTCCAAACAGACGGCGGGCAGGGAGGACAGAGGACAGAGGACAGAGGACAGAACACAGAAACTTGGATTATTGCGAAGGATTTGGTAAAGACGGTAATGGAGCAATCAGATATTAATGATTACAAGATTGTAAAAACCAAAAAAGGAAAAGAATTGGAAGGATTGGAATATAATCACCCACTTTTTGACAAAAAAGGCAAAATAGTAAACGCCAATTATGTTAGTTTGGAAGAAGGCACCGGATGTGTTCATACGGCACCCGGACACGGTCAGGAAGATTACTTGACCGGATTAAAGTATAAACTGCCGATTTTCTCTCCCGTAAATGAAAAAGGACTTTTTACTGATGAAGTGCCGCAATTCAAGGGAAAACATATCTTCAAAGCAAACAACGAAATTATCGAAACTCTATCAACAAAAGAATTGCTTATTAATAGCGAGCCATTAGAACATTCTTATCCGCATTGCTGGAGATGTAAAAGACCTGTAATATTTAGAGCATGTAAACAATGGTTCGTAGGAGTTGACAGGAAAAACTTAAGACAGACAGCTATAAAAAGCTTAAAAGAAGTTCGATGGGCTCCCGAAGTTTCCATAAATAGAATAGAAGGAATGTTAAAGACTCGTCCCGACTGGTGCCTTTCGCGTCAGAGATTGTGGGGCGTGGGAATACCCGTTGTTTATTGCGAAAAATGCGGCAAGGAAATTCTTGACAGCCGTTTAATGGAAAATGTAAGCGATATTATTAAAAAAGAAGGAGCAGATGCCTGGTTTGGATATAAGGTTGAGAAATTCCTGCCGAAAGATTTTTCATGCCCGAAATGCAAAAGCGTTCAGGGCTTTAAAAAAGACAAAGACATACTTGATGTGTGGTTTGATTCCGGCATTTCTCACGTTGCGGTGTTAAAAGATTCCAAACCCATTAAAAATGAAATTTCTAACAGGGCGAATAATTTAGACTGGCCTGCAGACTTATATTTGGAAGGAAGCGACCAACATAGAGGTTGGTTTCAGACATCACTACTTACATCTGTGGCTTTATACAACAAACCCCCATACAAGGCAGTCCTTACACACGGATTTGTAGTAGATAGTGAAGGTAAAAAGATGTCAAAATCCGTAGGTAATGTTACCAACCCACAGGTTATAGTTAACAATCAAGGCGCAGATATTTTGAGATTGTGGGCTATATCTTCGGACTGGGGAAGCGACATAAGAATCGGAGAAGAAACACTTAAACGATGTATTGAGGCATATAGAAAACTTAGAAATACAACCAGATTCATGCTGGGTAATTTATATGATTTCCAATATTCGCAAAACGCTGTTGACCAATCCGAATGGTTGGAGATTGACAGATGGGCGTATAACCGATGCCTTATGCTTCTAAAAGAAGTTAAAGAAGCATATAAGAGCTTCCGTTTTATAAAGGCATATCAGGCAATTTATCAGTTTTCGAATGTGGATATGAGCTCAACCTATTTAGATATAATTAAGGATAGGTTATATATTCTGCCAGCAGATTCACTTGGGAGACGTTGCGCCCAAACAGTCATGCATTTTATTCTTAGAACATTAACCCAACTTATTAGTCCGTTTATGTCTTTTACAGCCGAAGAAATCTGGCAGAACTGTAATTTCGAAGAAAAATCCGTATTTTTGACAAACTTGCCAAACGAACAAAAAATAGACGAAAAATTAGAGCAAAAATGGGAAAAGATATTAAAGTTGAGAGAAGACGTTCAGAAAGCACTTGAAGAAGCGCGCCAAAAAGAAATAATAGGCAGTTCCTTAGAAGCGGAAGTCATTTTATACATAAAAGATTCTCATATGAAAGCCCTTGATGTTTCTAAAGAAGATTTGGCAACTATCTTTATAGTTTCAAATGTGGAATTGGATCCCATTAAACCCGTTAGAGACAATAAATCTCTAAACGGGTCTAACGGGGTAAAAATTGAAATCAAAAAGGCAAAGGGAGAAAAATGCTTAAGATGCTGGAAATACAGTCAAGAGATAAATAAACAGAAAGAATTTCCTAAACTTTGCTCAAGATGTGCTACAATAGTGAAAGCAAAACACGATTACACAGATTAA
- a CDS encoding TraR/DksA C4-type zinc finger protein has protein sequence MKAKDIKTFKEILIKEKERLFNDLDDKEKKQLGKSFKDVSGEVSSHKMHMADLASDSAEENTSLDLLSSEEKHLKQIQNAINRIEKKTYGKCSKCSKDIGMKRLKAVPYAELCLKCKENEEKNS, from the coding sequence TTGAAAGCAAAAGACATCAAAACATTCAAGGAAATTCTTATTAAAGAAAAAGAAAGATTGTTTAACGATTTAGACGATAAAGAAAAAAAACAGTTAGGCAAATCTTTCAAGGATGTTTCCGGCGAGGTTTCCTCGCATAAAATGCACATGGCGGACCTTGCTTCGGACAGCGCCGAAGAGAACACCTCGTTAGACCTCTTATCTTCGGAAGAAAAACATCTCAAACAAATACAAAACGCTATAAATAGAATCGAGAAAAAAACTTACGGGAAGTGTTCCAAATGCAGCAAAGATATCGGAATGAAGAGATTAAAAGCTGTTCCATATGCGGAATTATGTCTAAAATGCAAAGAGAACGAGGAAAAGAACTCATAA
- a CDS encoding signal peptidase II, giving the protein MQRERGKELITATLIILSDHILKFLFYNRGLIKEETDIVKNLLYFVPASQNPGIAFGLFQNCGRFFIIPASIVILFILFFYLRTNYKKTLFSWGLIFILAGAISNLIDRIIYGFVIDYLLLNKFPYSFNIADSSILLGVGLIIINISKCKNQNVK; this is encoded by the coding sequence ATGCAAAGAGAACGAGGAAAAGAACTCATAACCGCCACACTAATCATACTATCTGACCATATTTTAAAGTTTCTCTTTTATAACAGAGGTTTAATTAAAGAAGAAACTGACATCGTAAAAAATTTGCTTTATTTTGTCCCTGCTTCCCAAAACCCTGGGATTGCCTTCGGATTATTTCAAAACTGTGGCAGATTTTTTATTATTCCCGCATCCATTGTTATTTTATTCATCCTGTTTTTCTACTTGCGTACAAACTATAAAAAAACCCTTTTCAGTTGGGGGCTTATATTTATATTGGCAGGCGCTATAAGCAATCTCATAGACCGCATAATTTACGGCTTTGTGATAGATTATTTACTACTTAATAAATTCCCCTACTCTTTCAACATAGCCGATTCTTCAATACTTTTGGGAGTAGGACTTATAATAATTAATATTTCAAAATGTAAAAATCAAAATGTAAAATGA
- the lgt gene encoding prolipoprotein diacylglyceryl transferase, whose product MHPILFTIGQFEIYSYGVLMALAFYLSLYLLIKDANQPPILPASEQAHHETTGEQTRKPAGKTGIDTSTVLDIVFWIILSGILGGKLAYIFFNLPLYIQNPLDASLWRGGFIFHGGFFLSLATVFFYTKKKKLSYIYIVDLIIPYVALGQAIGRIGCFLNGCCYGKPTNLPIGKVFNLNSPAGYHYGALPLHPTQLYSSIFLFILFLLLKKTRENQKFKGKTLLVYLILYPTFRFFLDFLRGDGLEIFFYRLTLFQIICAGIVGISLVVLTHKFRKQKADNR is encoded by the coding sequence ATGCATCCTATACTTTTTACAATCGGGCAGTTTGAAATATATTCCTACGGGGTCTTGATGGCGCTGGCTTTCTATTTAAGTTTATACCTTTTAATAAAAGATGCGAATCAACCCCCTATCCTGCCTGCAAGCGAGCAGGCCCACCATGAAACAACAGGCGAGCAGACACGGAAACCAGCAGGAAAAACAGGAATAGATACTTCTACAGTCTTGGACATTGTATTTTGGATTATCCTTTCAGGTATTTTAGGCGGCAAGTTAGCTTATATCTTTTTTAACCTACCGCTTTATATACAAAACCCTTTAGACGCAAGTCTGTGGCGAGGCGGATTCATATTCCACGGCGGATTTTTCCTATCATTGGCAACTGTTTTCTTTTACACAAAAAAGAAAAAATTATCTTATATATATATAGTGGACTTAATTATTCCTTATGTAGCATTGGGACAGGCAATAGGAAGAATCGGCTGTTTCCTGAACGGATGCTGTTACGGGAAACCAACAAATTTACCAATAGGAAAAGTGTTTAATCTGAATTCGCCCGCAGGGTATCATTACGGCGCATTACCGCTCCATCCTACGCAATTATATTCTTCTATTTTTTTATTTATACTTTTCTTATTGCTAAAGAAAACAAGAGAAAACCAGAAATTCAAAGGAAAAACTCTCCTTGTCTATCTCATCTTATATCCGACTTTCAGATTCTTCCTGGATTTTTTAAGAGGAGATGGATTGGAAATATTCTTTTACCGATTAACGCTCTTCCAGATTATATGCGCGGGAATAGTCGGCATTTCTTTGGTAGTTCTTACACACAAATTCAGAAAACAGAAAGCAGACAACAGATAA